A single window of Nicotiana sylvestris chromosome 5, ASM39365v2, whole genome shotgun sequence DNA harbors:
- the LOC138869497 gene encoding uncharacterized protein encodes MAKETWSEISFQDAANVAWQVEMVLAQGAVRGLKIGLVILADSAVPRLEYSYQLPYSAPSLQSFQGGYSGRQGQIQGQQSQQPKSYYTCGDTRHIAIFCIQASGSSQHQGSRAMVSAPSVLPPAQPARDTVLVCSRNASILFDPRSTYYYMSSYFASYLVVPRDFLNAPVDVSTPVGDFIVVDRVYHSCVVVIRGLETRVDLLLLDMVDFDIILRMDWLTPYHAILDYHAKTVTLALPGFPCLEWRGTPGHSTSRVISYMKARRMVDKGCLAYLAYVRDFSAEVPSMDSLPIVSEFPKVFPADLLGMPPDRDIDFCIDLAPGTQPISILPYHIAPPELKELKEQLQDLLDKGFIRPSVLP; translated from the exons atggctaaggagacatggagcgagatttcttttcaggatgcggccaatgtggcctggcaagttgagatggttctagctcaggGAGCGGTCAGGGGTCTGAAAATAGGCCTCGTCATTTTGGCAGATTCAgcggtgcctcgtctggag tattcttatcagttgccctacagtgcaccttcactccagagttttcagggtggttactcaggccgtcAAGGTCAaattcagggtcagcagtctcagcagccgaagtcttattatacttgtggcgatacgaggcacattgctataTTTTGCATTCAAGCCTCAGGCagttctcaacatcagggttctcgtgccatggtttcAGCACCAAGTGTTctaccgcccgctcagccagctagag atactgttctggtttgtagtagaaaTGCTTCAATTCtgtttgatccaaggtctacatactactatatgtcatcttattttgcttcatatttggttgtgcctcgtgattttTTGAATGCTCCTGTtgatgtgtctacaccggtgggtgattttattgtggtagatcgtgtctatcattcATGTGTGGTCgttattaggggtcttgagacccgtgtagatctcctacttctcgatatggtagacttcgatatCATTTTGAGGATGGATTGGTTAaccccttatcatgctatattggactatcatgccaagaccgtgaccttagcattgccgGGGTTTCCttgtttggagtggagagggactcctggtcattctactagtagggttatctcatatatgaaggctcggcgtatggttgataagggatgtttggcctatttggcgtatgttcgtgattttagtgctgaggttccttctatggattctctGCCCATTGTTAGTGAGTTTCCaaaggtatttcctgcagacctgctgggtatgccacccgatagggatattgacttttgcattgatttggctccgggcactcagcctatttctattctgccataccaTATAGctccgccagagttgaaagaattgaaagaacagttgcaagacctgcttgataagggctttattagacctagtgtcttgccttAG